The Acidobacteriota bacterium genome segment TCAGGGACACCAATGCGACAAGGGCATCGATTTCGCCCGGGAGGAAATTCTTCATCCGAAGCGCAACCTGGCGACATCGGTTCCCCTGGCGGGAACGGTCGATCGGATGGTTTCGGTGCGCCTGAGCGCTCCCGTGCCGAGAGCCATGATCCATCCCATCCTGGAGGAAATCGGCCGCCTCCGTCCCAGGCCGCCGGTCCGCCGCGGCGACATTCTTCTCCGGGATGTCTCGGGCACGGGTGCCGATGTCATCGCCACCCGCACGCTGTCCGATTGAATCCATCGGCGGATTGCGCTTATAATGACCTGAAGAGCTGACGGAGAAGGGATGTTTCGTTCGACCCGGCACTGCGGAAGATAGATGAGAGACGAAATGGAACAACCTGCGAATCTGCAGGCGAACCTGTTTTTCGACCGCCTTTTTGAAAACGCCATGGAAGCGATCCTGGTTGCGGACGCCTCCGGCCGCGTTCTCCGCGTCAACAGGGAATTTATCAATCTTTTCGGCTATAACGAGAAAGAAATCATCGGCCGGGAAGTCGACGAGTTGATCGTTCCTACGGGGTATGAGGAGGGTGCCCGGAACATCACCCGGGAAACGAGCGGGGGAAAGAAAGCGACCATCGAGACCGTCCGGCGAAGAAAAGACGGATCCCTTATCGAGGTCTCCCTTCTGGCCTCTCCGGTCATGATCGATTCGAAATACATCGCCTCTCTCTGCATCTACCACGACATCTCGCATCATAAGAAGATTGTCGCCGATTTGACGGCTTCCCGGGAGCGCTTCAGAGACATCGCCTTGAGTTCGGCCGATTGGATCTGGGAAATAGACGCCGATGCGGCCTACACCTTCTCCTCCGGCCGCGTTGAACAGATCCTGGGATTCAGCCCCGAGGAGGTCCTGGGAAAAACCCCCTTTGATCTGATGCACGGCGAAGACGCCGCCCGCATGCGGTCTGTTTTCAAAGAGTTGTTCGCTCTTCGGCAGCCTCTCCGGAATCTGGAAGGCTGGAAAATCGCGACGGACGGCAGCCTGGTGCTGATGCAAATGAACGGTGTTCCGGTCATGGATGCCCAGGGACGGCTTCTGGGTTACCGTGGCGTTGATCGGGATATCACATTGAACCGGGCCGCCCTTGAGGGTCTCAAGCGGGAAATGACCAAGTTTTCGACCATGATCTCCGGCATGCGCGAAGGGATCGCCTATGCCGGGGAGGACGACCGCATCCTCGAGGCCAACGCCTATCTGCTTGACTTATTCCGATTGGACAAGGACGCCGTTCTCGACTCGCCCGTCCGGAAATTTCTCGACTCCGTCGAAGCGCCCTCTCTCGATGCCCACTTGGCTCGATTCAAAGCCGAGCCCGGATCAGCGGCTGTCGAAATGCAGATCACCCTCCGGGGCGCCGTTTTGATTCTGAGGCTGCAGCCCATCTATTATCAGGACCGGTATGCCGGGATGATTCTGAACTTTATCGATGTGACGGAGCTTGTCGAGGCCAAAACAAAGGCCCAGGAAGCCGACAAGGTGAAAAGCGAATTTCTGGCCAATATCAGCCATGAAATCCGGACGCCCATGAACGGAATCCTGGGCATGACCGAACTCATCCTCGGGACGTCCTTGACGCCCGACCAGAAGGAATACCTCAAGGCCATCCGGAATTCCGCACAATCCCTGATGAGCCTCATCAACGACCTTCTCGACATTTCCAAAATCGAGGCCAACAAGCTGGAGATCGAGCGCATCCCCTTCTCTCTTTCGGACGTCGTGTTCGACGCCGCGGCCATCCTCGCCTCTCAGGCCCATCGCAAGAAAATCGAGCTCATTTGCGAGATCCCCCCTGAATCGGCTGTTGAGGTCATTGGGGATCCCGTCCGGCTGCGGCAGGTTCTCGTCAATCTGATCGGCAACGCCATCAAATTCACAAGCCGCGGTGAAATCG includes the following:
- a CDS encoding DUF1667 domain-containing protein; translation: MVIDRLTCVLCPVGCELEVRRDGRDLDIQGHQCDKGIDFAREEILHPKRNLATSVPLAGTVDRMVSVRLSAPVPRAMIHPILEEIGRLRPRPPVRRGDILLRDVSGTGADVIATRTLSD
- a CDS encoding PAS domain S-box protein gives rise to the protein MEQPANLQANLFFDRLFENAMEAILVADASGRVLRVNREFINLFGYNEKEIIGREVDELIVPTGYEEGARNITRETSGGKKATIETVRRRKDGSLIEVSLLASPVMIDSKYIASLCIYHDISHHKKIVADLTASRERFRDIALSSADWIWEIDADAAYTFSSGRVEQILGFSPEEVLGKTPFDLMHGEDAARMRSVFKELFALRQPLRNLEGWKIATDGSLVLMQMNGVPVMDAQGRLLGYRGVDRDITLNRAALEGLKREMTKFSTMISGMREGIAYAGEDDRILEANAYLLDLFRLDKDAVLDSPVRKFLDSVEAPSLDAHLARFKAEPGSAAVEMQITLRGAVLILRLQPIYYQDRYAGMILNFIDVTELVEAKTKAQEADKVKSEFLANISHEIRTPMNGILGMTELILGTSLTPDQKEYLKAIRNSAQSLMSLINDLLDISKIEANKLEIERIPFSLSDVVFDAAAILASQAHRKKIELICEIPPESAVEVIGDPVRLRQVLVNLIGNAIKFTSRGEIAVSVRNVEETESETLLEFAVRDTGIGIPKDKLETIFDAFIQSDGSMTRLYGGTGLGLSISSRLVRAMGGDIRAESEEGRGSTFRFTIRAGRSSDPAAVEKPVIPSLSAARVLIVDDNAKSRAVLSSLVRTWGGLPIEASGGDAAVSLLDEASRSGTPPHVVLIDAYLPDMSAVYLQNWLKQNPDAAARSIMMLGSEDSLGDAVPWKRLGVPSFVIKPVRPDHLFQSLRKLRDEAAQAAASPLASDLRDSYRVLIAEDNLINRKVARYILEREGHEIREVENGEQVLDALEKGLFDVVLMDIQMPHMDGLTAAETIRLKEQQTGRHIPIIALTAHAMKGDKERFLGSGMDAYVSKPIEPEALIATVKETVTRVREEKNGP